A single Anatilimnocola floriformis DNA region contains:
- a CDS encoding DUF459 domain-containing protein has translation MRSFGFGSLGCALLLGALAVTGWQSAAAADGPKTELKAGDRVVFLGDSITQGGVSPNGYVTLIKQQLENLPLDPPVEVIGAGISGNKVPDLQNRLERDVLSKKPSIVFIYIGINDVWHSESGKGTSKDDYEKGLKEIIGKIEGVGGKVILCTASVIGEKNDGSNKLDKMLDEYCEISRSVAKDTKVQLLDLRKAFRDHLKENNKDNKEAGILTGDRVHLNNAGNRFVANQMLAALGVEQLGPDRGQLRHIVLFKFKSDVSKEQIQEVVDAFGNLKNKIKQIKGYEAGTDVGVENRADGFTHGFVVTFASEKGREIYLPHPAHKEFGKLVGPRIEKVLVFDYWTN, from the coding sequence ATGCGCTCGTTTGGTTTTGGTTCGCTCGGTTGTGCTTTGTTGCTCGGAGCTCTGGCGGTGACTGGTTGGCAATCGGCAGCGGCTGCCGATGGTCCCAAGACGGAACTGAAAGCCGGCGATCGGGTCGTCTTCCTCGGTGACTCGATCACCCAAGGTGGCGTGAGCCCGAACGGCTACGTCACGCTGATCAAGCAACAACTCGAAAATCTGCCGCTCGATCCGCCCGTCGAAGTGATCGGCGCCGGCATCAGCGGCAACAAGGTTCCTGACCTGCAAAACCGCCTCGAGCGCGACGTGCTCAGCAAGAAGCCGTCGATCGTCTTCATCTACATCGGCATCAACGACGTCTGGCACAGCGAGAGCGGCAAGGGAACGTCGAAGGACGACTACGAAAAGGGCTTGAAGGAAATCATCGGCAAGATCGAAGGCGTGGGCGGCAAAGTGATTCTCTGCACCGCGTCGGTCATCGGCGAAAAGAATGATGGCAGCAACAAGCTCGATAAGATGCTCGACGAATATTGCGAAATCAGCCGCAGCGTTGCCAAAGATACCAAGGTGCAACTGCTCGACCTCCGCAAAGCATTTCGCGATCACCTCAAGGAAAACAACAAGGACAACAAGGAAGCCGGCATCCTCACTGGCGACCGCGTTCACTTGAACAACGCCGGCAACCGCTTTGTGGCGAACCAAATGCTCGCCGCCCTCGGCGTGGAACAACTCGGTCCCGACCGCGGCCAACTGCGGCACATCGTTCTGTTCAAGTTCAAGTCGGACGTTTCGAAGGAACAGATCCAAGAAGTGGTCGACGCCTTCGGCAACTTGAAGAACAAGATCAAGCAGATCAAGGGCTACGAAGCCGGCACCGATGTCGGTGTGGAAAATCGCGCCGACGGTTTCACCCACGGCTTTGTGGTGACCTTCGCCAGCGAAAAAGGCCGCGAGATTTACCTGCCGCATCCAGCCCACAAAGAGTTCGGCAAACTCGTCGGCCCCCGCATCGAAAAGGTCCTCGTCTTCGACTACTGGACGAACTAA
- a CDS encoding OmpA family protein, whose translation MKNLIICVALLTAVLGCASPNAQVRRVEDEKEQLKATIRMQRDQNRTLQTQVAGLETRLDEAETQLAGGKRRTLTQDSASGTVTSPLAGNTRARPKPQPAEESLSWRPHRGATSANTVLPAVAQLARQDERIAVDPETGAGVWSPGVTFEPNKAALTPQGRQQLQELARVLQKQPANKFRVLVATSAERTGSRSRDAAATSGRKLAASRAQSVADYLDGHGIAEDRLAIASTGVRKNTREQHGLPADGVEDVRIYLVDPEQPVLGWLQNDTVRR comes from the coding sequence ATGAAAAACCTCATCATCTGTGTTGCTCTGCTGACTGCCGTTCTGGGCTGCGCTAGCCCGAATGCGCAGGTGCGCCGCGTCGAAGACGAAAAAGAGCAACTCAAAGCCACCATCCGCATGCAGCGCGATCAGAATCGGACGCTGCAAACTCAGGTTGCGGGTCTCGAAACTCGCCTCGACGAAGCCGAGACCCAACTGGCCGGCGGCAAACGGCGAACCTTGACGCAAGATTCGGCCTCTGGAACGGTGACGTCGCCACTCGCTGGGAATACTCGTGCGCGGCCGAAGCCGCAACCTGCCGAAGAATCGTTGTCGTGGCGGCCGCATCGCGGCGCAACGTCGGCAAACACGGTGCTCCCAGCCGTAGCTCAACTCGCTCGGCAGGACGAGCGGATTGCGGTCGATCCCGAAACCGGCGCCGGCGTGTGGTCGCCCGGCGTGACGTTTGAACCGAACAAGGCCGCACTCACACCCCAAGGCCGTCAGCAATTGCAGGAGCTGGCGCGTGTGCTGCAAAAGCAACCGGCGAACAAATTTCGCGTGCTGGTGGCCACGTCGGCCGAGCGCACTGGCTCGCGCAGCCGCGATGCTGCCGCAACGAGTGGTCGCAAACTGGCTGCATCGCGAGCCCAGAGCGTGGCCGACTATCTCGACGGCCACGGCATCGCCGAAGACCGCCTGGCGATCGCCAGCACCGGCGTCCGCAAGAACACTCGCGAGCAGCACGGCTTGCCCGCCGACGGCGTGGAAGATGTGCGGATTTATCTGGTCGATCCAGAACAACCGGTTCTCGGTTGGCTGCAAAACGACACCGTTCGCCGGTAG
- a CDS encoding helix-turn-helix domain-containing protein: MNEMAGKILNSSEAAAMLGISEDQLVEMRQRNEIFGRRDGANWTYKTEEVERVIAERGGSGVLGDEAFDGLLAGLSSPTQAGGPILVSEEELGRSPEGTSSTIIGKKDSVKSAGDSDLQLAPEGDIGLSGIGGKQASGILGGSDLKLGGSGTGTGSGLKGGSDVDLGGGLELGDDELSLAAESNKFTSPPKPADDDDSDEIDLDSDSVGMASGSVIGSGIGSDITLRGGDSGINLKPTDSGLSLEEEPLDLGGSAVDSLELPEDDDVISLDEDAGDPDMATQLKQDDQFLLSPSDALSDDESDSGSQVIALEDSESFDADAATMLRSGSTPLSEDAFGAAPMDAFGAAPMDAFGAAPMDAFGGVSPMGSAAPITAMAGAPAAQAVYIQVPVVEAPYSVWNVLGLFFVAVMMLCCGMLTVDILLNMWVFDGQSSMSMALMDLAIDTFQLNK; encoded by the coding sequence ATGAACGAAATGGCCGGCAAGATTTTGAACAGTTCCGAAGCCGCTGCAATGTTGGGCATCAGCGAGGATCAACTCGTCGAGATGCGGCAGCGGAACGAAATCTTCGGCCGGCGTGATGGCGCGAACTGGACTTACAAGACCGAAGAAGTGGAACGAGTGATCGCCGAACGCGGCGGTTCGGGTGTGCTCGGCGACGAAGCCTTCGATGGCTTGCTCGCGGGATTGTCTTCGCCCACGCAAGCTGGCGGCCCGATTCTGGTCAGCGAAGAAGAGCTCGGCCGTTCGCCCGAAGGAACCAGCAGCACGATCATCGGCAAAAAAGACAGCGTCAAATCGGCTGGCGACAGCGATCTGCAACTCGCCCCCGAAGGTGACATCGGCTTGTCGGGCATCGGCGGCAAACAAGCCTCAGGCATTCTCGGTGGATCCGATCTGAAGCTCGGCGGCAGCGGCACGGGCACGGGTTCAGGCCTCAAGGGTGGCAGCGATGTCGACCTCGGCGGCGGCTTGGAACTGGGCGACGACGAATTGAGCTTGGCCGCGGAATCGAACAAATTTACGTCCCCGCCCAAGCCGGCTGACGACGATGACTCGGACGAGATCGATCTCGATTCCGATAGCGTCGGGATGGCCAGCGGCAGCGTGATTGGCAGCGGCATCGGCAGCGACATTACGCTGCGTGGCGGCGACTCAGGCATCAATCTCAAGCCCACCGACAGCGGTCTGTCGCTCGAAGAAGAGCCCCTCGATCTCGGCGGCTCGGCGGTCGATTCGCTCGAACTGCCCGAAGACGACGATGTGATTTCGCTCGACGAAGACGCCGGCGATCCCGACATGGCGACGCAGTTGAAGCAGGACGATCAGTTCCTGCTGTCGCCATCGGATGCGCTGAGCGATGACGAATCGGACAGCGGTTCGCAAGTGATCGCGCTTGAAGACAGCGAATCGTTCGACGCCGACGCGGCCACGATGTTGCGTTCGGGCTCGACACCGCTCAGCGAAGATGCGTTTGGCGCTGCTCCGATGGATGCCTTCGGTGCGGCACCGATGGACGCTTTTGGCGCGGCCCCGATGGATGCCTTCGGCGGAGTTTCGCCGATGGGTTCGGCGGCGCCAATCACGGCGATGGCCGGTGCGCCGGCTGCTCAAGCGGTGTATATCCAAGTGCCGGTTGTCGAAGCACCGTACTCGGTGTGGAACGTGCTCGGCTTGTTCTTTGTCGCGGTCATGATGCTGTGCTGCGGCATGCTGACGGTCGACATTCTGCTCAACATGTGGGTCTTTGATGGCCAGTCGTCGATGTCGATGGCCCTCATGGATCTGGCGATCGATACTTTCCAACTCAACAAATAA